From Caulobacter segnis, a single genomic window includes:
- a CDS encoding (2Fe-2S)-binding protein, with protein sequence MTQFTINGKAVSIDADEDTPLLWVIRDDIGLTGTKFGCGIGMCGACTVHVGGRATRSCITPLSAVDGAEVTTIEGLDPAGQHPVQQAWLELQTPQCGYCQSGQIMQAAAMLKDFPKPSDQDIDATMSGNLCRCMTYARIRAAIKQAAAAMEVKS encoded by the coding sequence ATGACCCAGTTCACGATCAACGGCAAAGCTGTCTCCATAGACGCCGACGAGGATACGCCCCTGCTGTGGGTGATCCGCGACGACATCGGCCTGACCGGCACCAAGTTCGGCTGCGGGATCGGCATGTGCGGCGCCTGCACGGTCCATGTCGGCGGGCGAGCGACACGCTCGTGCATCACCCCGCTCAGCGCCGTCGACGGGGCCGAGGTGACGACGATCGAGGGGCTGGACCCGGCCGGCCAACACCCGGTGCAGCAAGCGTGGCTGGAGCTCCAGACCCCGCAATGCGGCTACTGCCAGTCCGGTCAGATCATGCAGGCCGCCGCCATGCTGAAGGACTTTCCCAAGCCTTCGGACCAGGACATCGACGCCACCATGAGCGGCAATCTATGCCGCTGCATGACCTATGCCCGTATCCGCGCGGCCATCAAGCAGGCCGCCGCCGCGATGGAGGTGAAGTCGTGA
- a CDS encoding xanthine dehydrogenase family protein molybdopterin-binding subunit has product MSRLLPKGELGVLSRRNFLIASTGAGLAFGFSALVEAAMDPAVPGGAPAAKAGPQFEPTLWFAIDGDGIVTVNIIRAEMGQHVGTALARILADELDVAWDKVRIVHVDTDPKWGLMVTGGSWSVWQTFPIFSQAGAAGRIALVEAGAKLLNVSPAGGTARGGIVHVGGKSISYGDIVKRGGVARTFTPEELAKLPIKPAGERKLIGKPGKALDIVAKTNGTAVYGIDAKVPGMVFARPKLPPTRHGAKVLSVDDGAAKAIKGYLRCLVIEDPSDTVPGWVLVIAQSYPAALRASEKVKVKWTAGPGATVSEKDLQDHAASLIAKPDGGALLENKTADTAPAFKAAKSVLEQTYTAATVLHFQLEPLNALAFEKDGVMEIHTGNQWQSLILPTLAKALARPENHIVMRTYMLGGGFGRRLNGDYAVPAALAAKALGQPVKLILTREDDVRFDSVRSPSVQTVRMAFDGAGAILAHEHHAAAGWPTLANAPALMPKGKNGVAYDPFAISGADHWYEVGAHKVRAINNDLANETFRPGWLRSVGPGWTNWAGESFIDEAAHHLKTDPVALRLKLLTGAGANAGSDASTKGGAKRQAEVVRRAAEAAGWGQALPKDTGLGLATSFGQERDMPTWVACVARVHVDRASGVVTVQKLTVVTDAGTIVDPDGARAQTEGATLWGLSMALHEGTEFVNGEVKDLNLDTYTPLRISDTPELDIQFVDSIEVPVGLGEPATTVVAPAVANAIFRAVGVRLRHIPITPADVLRALSAKT; this is encoded by the coding sequence GTGAGCCGGCTGCTTCCCAAGGGCGAGCTGGGCGTTCTGTCGCGCCGCAACTTCCTGATCGCGTCGACGGGCGCGGGACTGGCCTTCGGCTTCTCGGCGCTGGTCGAGGCGGCGATGGATCCAGCCGTTCCCGGCGGCGCGCCGGCGGCCAAGGCCGGGCCGCAGTTCGAGCCCACCCTGTGGTTCGCCATCGATGGCGATGGCATCGTCACCGTCAACATCATCCGCGCCGAGATGGGCCAGCACGTGGGCACGGCGCTGGCCCGCATTCTCGCCGACGAACTGGACGTAGCCTGGGACAAGGTGCGCATCGTCCATGTCGACACCGATCCCAAGTGGGGGCTGATGGTCACCGGCGGCAGCTGGTCGGTGTGGCAGACCTTCCCGATCTTCAGCCAAGCCGGCGCGGCCGGGCGCATCGCGCTGGTCGAGGCCGGGGCCAAGCTGCTGAACGTCTCGCCAGCTGGCGGGACGGCGCGCGGCGGCATTGTCCATGTCGGCGGCAAGTCGATCTCCTATGGCGATATCGTCAAGCGCGGCGGCGTCGCGCGGACGTTCACGCCCGAGGAACTAGCCAAGCTGCCGATCAAGCCGGCGGGTGAGCGCAAGCTGATCGGCAAGCCCGGCAAGGCCCTGGACATCGTCGCCAAGACCAACGGCACGGCGGTCTATGGCATCGACGCCAAGGTTCCGGGCATGGTGTTCGCTCGGCCCAAGCTGCCGCCCACGCGCCATGGGGCCAAGGTGCTGTCGGTCGACGATGGCGCGGCCAAGGCGATCAAGGGCTATCTGCGCTGCCTGGTGATCGAGGACCCTTCCGACACCGTGCCTGGCTGGGTTCTGGTGATCGCGCAAAGCTATCCGGCCGCGCTGCGCGCTTCGGAAAAGGTCAAGGTGAAGTGGACCGCGGGGCCGGGCGCGACCGTGTCCGAAAAGGACCTGCAGGACCACGCCGCCAGCCTGATCGCCAAGCCCGATGGCGGCGCGCTGCTGGAGAACAAGACCGCCGACACCGCTCCGGCCTTCAAGGCCGCCAAGTCGGTGCTGGAGCAGACCTATACCGCCGCCACTGTGCTCCACTTCCAGCTCGAACCGCTGAACGCCCTGGCCTTCGAGAAGGACGGGGTGATGGAGATCCATACCGGCAACCAGTGGCAGAGTCTGATCCTGCCGACCCTGGCCAAGGCGCTGGCTCGGCCTGAGAACCATATCGTCATGCGCACCTACATGCTGGGCGGCGGTTTCGGGCGGCGGCTGAACGGCGACTACGCCGTACCGGCGGCCCTGGCGGCCAAGGCGTTGGGGCAGCCGGTGAAGCTGATCCTGACGCGCGAGGACGACGTGCGCTTCGACTCGGTGCGGTCGCCTTCGGTCCAGACGGTGCGCATGGCCTTCGATGGCGCGGGCGCCATCCTGGCCCATGAGCACCACGCCGCCGCCGGCTGGCCGACCCTGGCCAACGCGCCGGCTCTGATGCCCAAGGGCAAGAATGGCGTGGCCTATGACCCGTTCGCCATCTCGGGGGCCGATCATTGGTACGAGGTCGGCGCCCACAAGGTGCGGGCCATCAACAACGACCTGGCCAACGAGACCTTCCGTCCTGGCTGGCTGCGATCGGTCGGACCAGGGTGGACCAACTGGGCGGGCGAGAGCTTCATCGACGAGGCGGCTCACCACCTGAAGACCGACCCGGTCGCGCTGCGCCTGAAGCTGCTGACGGGCGCGGGCGCCAATGCCGGGAGCGACGCCAGCACGAAGGGCGGCGCCAAGCGCCAGGCCGAGGTGGTGCGTCGCGCGGCCGAAGCCGCCGGCTGGGGGCAGGCCCTGCCGAAGGACACCGGCCTGGGGCTGGCCACCAGCTTTGGTCAGGAACGCGACATGCCCACCTGGGTGGCGTGCGTGGCGCGTGTCCATGTGGATCGCGCCAGCGGCGTGGTCACGGTGCAGAAGCTGACGGTGGTCACCGACGCCGGAACCATCGTCGACCCCGATGGGGCGCGCGCCCAGACCGAAGGCGCGACCCTGTGGGGCCTGAGCATGGCCCTGCACGAGGGAACCGAGTTCGTGAACGGCGAGGTCAAGGACCTGAACCTCGACACCTATACGCCGCTACGGATCTCCGACACGCCGGAGCTGGACATCCAGTTCGTCGACAGCATCGAGGTTCCCGTGGGCCTGGGCGAGCCTGCGACGACCGTGGTGGCGCCGGCCGTCGCCAACGCGATCTTCCGCGCCGTCGGCGTGCGCCTGCGGCACATCCCGATCACCCCGGCCGACGTGCTGCGGGCGTTGTCGGCGAAGACCTGA
- the chrR gene encoding cadmium/peroxide/UV radiation responsive anti-sigma factor ChrR: protein MSLRRQPSEERLLAFAAGTLSPPEAVVVATHLALRPETRAWTDLGRAVGGDVLENLDPVALDADARDATLARLNAPSASETPTPPAGADPSLPAPLRHFPLGRWRWLGPGVHVRDVIGPRDGDCRVILLRIAPGQCTPRHTHGGLELTCVISGAYATEDGVFSAGDFEEADPNVTHQPRVVSAEPCLCVAALDGQIVLPGKLGRLLAPFVRL, encoded by the coding sequence ATGAGCCTTCGACGCCAACCCAGCGAAGAGCGCCTGCTGGCGTTCGCGGCCGGCACGCTGAGCCCCCCGGAAGCCGTCGTCGTCGCCACCCATCTGGCGTTGCGTCCTGAGACGCGCGCCTGGACGGATCTGGGGCGGGCGGTCGGCGGCGACGTCCTGGAAAATCTCGATCCGGTCGCGCTCGACGCCGACGCGCGTGACGCGACGCTGGCGCGCCTGAACGCGCCCTCGGCATCCGAGACGCCGACGCCTCCCGCCGGCGCGGATCCTTCGCTGCCGGCGCCGCTGCGCCATTTCCCGCTCGGCCGCTGGCGGTGGCTGGGCCCCGGTGTCCATGTTCGGGACGTGATCGGCCCGCGGGACGGCGATTGCCGGGTCATTCTTCTGCGGATAGCGCCAGGCCAATGTACGCCGCGCCACACGCACGGCGGTCTGGAACTGACCTGCGTCATCAGCGGCGCCTATGCCACCGAGGATGGCGTCTTCTCCGCGGGTGATTTCGAAGAGGCCGATCCCAACGTGACGCACCAGCCGCGCGTCGTGTCCGCCGAGCCTTGCCTGTGCGTGGCGGCGCTGGACGGCCAGATCGTGCTGCCGGGAAAGCTCGGCCGGCTGCTGGCGCCGTTCGTCCGCCTCTAG
- a CDS encoding sigma-70 family RNA polymerase sigma factor, whose product MTAPRDFNTCVTLIAANGDREAFAALFDHYAPRVKALLIRSGSPASAAEELAQETLLTVWRKAHLFDPTRASAAAWIFTIARNLRIDGLRRADRAVYAEDFAPDAEDPPQPDVILSGAQDAQRVRAAIKSLNPDQAQAIEMAFFQEQTHMQISQALGVPLGTIKARIRFGMMKLRAFIERESGGVA is encoded by the coding sequence GTGACCGCGCCACGGGATTTCAACACCTGTGTCACGCTGATCGCCGCGAACGGCGACCGCGAGGCGTTCGCGGCCCTGTTCGATCACTACGCCCCGCGCGTGAAGGCGCTGCTGATCCGGAGCGGGTCCCCGGCCTCCGCGGCCGAGGAGCTGGCGCAGGAGACCCTGTTGACGGTCTGGCGCAAGGCGCACCTGTTCGATCCCACGCGCGCGTCGGCGGCGGCCTGGATCTTCACGATCGCGCGTAACCTGCGCATCGACGGCCTGCGCCGGGCGGATCGCGCCGTCTATGCCGAGGACTTCGCGCCGGACGCCGAGGATCCGCCCCAACCCGACGTCATCCTGAGCGGCGCCCAGGACGCCCAACGCGTCAGGGCCGCGATCAAGTCCCTGAACCCGGATCAGGCCCAGGCGATCGAAATGGCCTTCTTCCAAGAGCAGACCCATATGCAGATCTCCCAGGCCCTGGGCGTGCCGCTCGGAACGATCAAGGCTCGCATCCGGTTCGGAATGATGAAACTTCGCGCCTTCATTGAGCGCGAGTCTGGAGGCGTGGCATGA
- a CDS encoding DUF1365 domain-containing protein gives MTASAIYEGVVAHRRLSPRPHRLRYRIFMLLLDLDELPDVLSRLRLLGSGRFGLLSFRAADHGDRGGMALKPYAHRLLADAGIVADGPVRLLCMPRILGYGFNPLSLYFCHRADGSLAAILYEVRNTFGQRHSYLAATPEEETSPVRQTVPKRFFVSPFMDMDLVYDFEVLPPGEAVAVRISVRRGEDLVLTATFEGQRAPLTDGGLAKAWLRHPLLSLKVIAGIHWEAARILARGIGLRRRPPPPAQAVTLGGPA, from the coding sequence ATGACCGCATCGGCCATCTACGAAGGCGTCGTCGCCCACCGGCGGCTTTCCCCGAGGCCGCACCGGCTGCGCTATCGCATTTTCATGCTGCTGCTGGACCTGGACGAGCTGCCCGATGTGCTGTCGCGGTTGCGGCTCCTGGGATCGGGGCGCTTTGGCCTGCTCTCCTTTCGTGCCGCCGACCATGGCGATCGAGGAGGAATGGCGCTGAAGCCGTACGCCCATCGCCTGTTGGCGGACGCCGGCATCGTCGCCGACGGGCCGGTGCGGCTGCTCTGCATGCCGCGTATTCTCGGCTACGGCTTCAATCCGCTCAGCCTGTACTTCTGTCACCGCGCCGACGGCTCCCTGGCGGCGATCCTCTATGAGGTGCGCAACACCTTTGGCCAGCGGCACAGCTATCTTGCGGCGACGCCCGAAGAGGAAACCTCGCCGGTGCGCCAGACGGTGCCGAAGCGCTTCTTCGTCTCTCCGTTCATGGACATGGACCTGGTCTATGATTTCGAGGTCCTGCCGCCTGGCGAGGCCGTCGCGGTCCGGATTTCGGTCCGCCGGGGAGAGGACCTGGTCCTGACCGCGACCTTCGAAGGCCAGCGCGCGCCTCTGACCGACGGCGGACTGGCGAAGGCCTGGCTGCGCCATCCGCTGCTGAGCCTCAAGGTGATCGCGGGCATCCACTGGGAAGCCGCGCGAATCCTGGCGCGCGGCATCGGCCTTCGCCGCCGTCCACCGCCGCCGGCCCAGGCCGTGACCTTGGGAGGCCCCGCCTGA